The following proteins are encoded in a genomic region of Thioclava nitratireducens:
- a CDS encoding [FeFe] hydrogenase, group A has translation MITLTINGRHIDVEDGTSLLEAAKTAGIHIPTLCHYPGLPAHAVCRMCLVEIEGTQNPQPACRTLAKDGDVVTTDSEALTAFRKADAEWLLARHPNDCMRCEVNGACQLQRLVHENQWEERWPKTPAGAVTASEELSCDHTSPSIWRDLSKCIECGLCAEVCGDSVQNQNVIGFANRGFDRRPVTVFDVPLSQTNCISCGQCTLVCPVGALIEAPHWHEVLRTLDAHRRVSVVQVAPATRIAISEEFGLESGTVSTGRLINALRLLGFDYVFDTNFAADLTIMEEGTELLSRLEAGTELPLFTSCCPGWVNWVELNRPDLLPHLSTTKSPQQMHGAIAKRGRFARSLGPDFADGKAEPYVVSVMPCTAKKDEAQRPGVSGDVDHVLTTRELARMIRSRGIPFGALSEDGQFDSPLGESTGAAQIFGASGGVMEAMVRTAAHFKGVEHDLPLEWEALRGVREGVKTATIPGVGTVAVCNGIASAQRMLEDETWREDYVAIEVMACVGGCLGGGGEPKSMDPQILQKRAKAIYSVDAKAPRRRSYENADVQALYASELGAPNSPTAHHLLHTHYAARHSKRSLLMRFLDCVDRRDGAAAAKLFHPDGVWSTASPFGVLTGADEIAGFINAKLPPNLRGAKYARHQMETAADTDDLTVLAPDGSRSRFDLELSTVEEDGYSQMAIKTLTRTVL, from the coding sequence ATGATCACGCTGACGATCAATGGGCGACATATCGACGTCGAGGACGGCACCAGCTTGCTGGAGGCGGCGAAGACAGCCGGCATCCACATCCCGACCTTGTGCCATTATCCCGGCCTGCCCGCCCATGCCGTGTGCCGCATGTGCCTCGTGGAGATCGAGGGCACGCAGAACCCGCAACCGGCCTGTCGCACTCTGGCGAAGGATGGGGACGTGGTGACGACGGACAGCGAAGCGCTGACTGCCTTTCGGAAAGCCGATGCGGAATGGCTGCTCGCGCGGCATCCGAACGACTGCATGCGCTGCGAAGTGAACGGGGCGTGCCAGCTCCAGCGTCTCGTCCATGAGAACCAGTGGGAAGAGCGTTGGCCGAAGACGCCGGCCGGGGCCGTCACCGCGTCGGAAGAACTCTCCTGCGATCACACCTCCCCCAGCATCTGGCGGGACTTGTCGAAGTGTATCGAATGCGGGCTTTGCGCGGAGGTCTGCGGCGACAGCGTGCAGAACCAGAACGTGATCGGCTTCGCCAATCGGGGCTTCGACCGGCGCCCCGTCACCGTCTTCGACGTGCCGCTGTCGCAGACCAACTGCATTTCCTGCGGCCAGTGCACACTTGTCTGCCCGGTTGGCGCGCTGATCGAGGCCCCGCATTGGCACGAGGTGCTGCGCACGCTCGATGCCCATCGGCGGGTCTCCGTGGTTCAGGTCGCCCCGGCGACCCGCATCGCCATCAGCGAGGAATTCGGTCTGGAGTCGGGAACTGTCAGCACAGGGCGCCTGATCAATGCGCTGCGGCTCTTGGGGTTCGATTATGTGTTCGACACGAATTTCGCTGCCGATCTCACGATCATGGAGGAAGGCACTGAATTGCTGTCGCGCCTCGAGGCGGGCACGGAGCTGCCGCTGTTCACCTCCTGCTGTCCGGGCTGGGTGAACTGGGTCGAGTTGAACCGGCCCGATCTTCTGCCGCATCTGAGCACGACCAAATCGCCACAGCAGATGCATGGCGCGATCGCCAAACGGGGTCGCTTCGCGCGGTCTCTGGGCCCTGATTTCGCAGACGGCAAGGCCGAACCCTACGTGGTGAGCGTGATGCCCTGCACCGCCAAGAAGGACGAGGCTCAGCGGCCCGGCGTCTCGGGCGACGTGGATCATGTGCTCACCACCCGAGAGCTGGCGCGGATGATCCGGTCGCGCGGGATCCCGTTCGGGGCGCTCTCCGAGGACGGGCAATTCGACAGCCCGCTGGGCGAGAGCACCGGGGCCGCCCAGATATTCGGCGCCTCGGGCGGCGTCATGGAGGCGATGGTCCGCACGGCTGCGCATTTCAAAGGGGTCGAGCACGATCTGCCGCTGGAATGGGAGGCACTGCGCGGTGTGCGCGAGGGCGTGAAGACCGCGACCATTCCCGGCGTCGGCACGGTGGCCGTGTGCAACGGGATCGCGTCCGCCCAGCGCATGCTGGAGGATGAGACGTGGCGCGAGGACTATGTCGCGATCGAGGTCATGGCCTGCGTCGGTGGCTGCCTCGGCGGCGGCGGCGAGCCGAAATCCATGGACCCGCAAATTCTGCAAAAACGGGCCAAGGCGATCTACAGCGTCGATGCAAAGGCACCGCGCCGCCGTTCCTATGAGAATGCGGATGTGCAGGCGCTCTATGCCTCGGAACTGGGCGCGCCGAACTCCCCGACCGCGCACCATCTGCTCCACACCCATTACGCCGCCAGACATTCCAAGCGTTCGCTGCTGATGCGCTTTCTGGATTGCGTGGACCGGCGCGACGGTGCAGCGGCTGCAAAGCTGTTTCATCCCGACGGGGTCTGGTCGACCGCCTCTCCCTTCGGCGTGCTGACCGGCGCGGACGAGATCGCGGGGTTCATCAACGCGAAGCTTCCGCCGAACCTGCGCGGCGCGAAATATGCGCGCCACCAGATGGAAACCGCGGCCGATACAGACGATCTCACGGTCCTCGCCCCCGACGGAAGCCGCAGCCGCTTCGATCTGGAGCTGAGCACCGTGGAGGAGGACGGATATTCGCAGATGGCGATCAAGACCCTCACGCGCACGGTCCTTTGA
- a CDS encoding efflux RND transporter periplasmic adaptor subunit codes for MPSQSRDEIEHVLSSAKSRRPWRLWALGAGALVIAVGAWVWLAPSRDSTGTSYITQAVTRGDLTVTVTATGTVQPTTEVEVSSELSGTLASIDVDYNDEVTVGEVLARLDDTKFKAQVANAEAALAAAKAQLAQAEATQKEATALYETQAELDRRGVSTHSTFVTYIAQRDRAVAAVQAAKASLTLAEANLALEKDDLEKSVIRSPINGVVLDRNVSAGQIVAASLSAPTLFTLAEDLRRMQLLVDIDEADIGQVAVGNDATFTVDAYSGRSFPATITQVRYAPETTDDVVTYKGVLAVDNADLLLRPGMTATATITVDEAKDALLIPNAALRYAPPQEVEDAGNGASGLIGLVIPSRPGSESGTASGKSVWVLRDGTPVEVAVTPGATNGKFTIVTAGDLAVGDQVITDQRDTSR; via the coding sequence ATGCCGAGTCAGAGCCGCGACGAGATCGAACACGTATTGTCCAGCGCGAAAAGCCGCCGACCTTGGCGGCTCTGGGCCCTCGGCGCGGGGGCCCTCGTGATCGCGGTCGGCGCTTGGGTCTGGTTGGCGCCGTCCCGCGACAGCACCGGCACGAGCTACATCACGCAAGCCGTCACGCGCGGCGATTTGACCGTCACGGTCACCGCGACCGGCACGGTGCAGCCCACGACGGAAGTCGAGGTCTCCTCGGAGCTGTCGGGTACGCTGGCAAGCATCGACGTCGACTATAACGACGAGGTCACGGTGGGTGAGGTGCTCGCGCGGCTCGACGATACGAAATTCAAGGCGCAGGTCGCCAATGCCGAGGCCGCGCTCGCGGCCGCCAAGGCGCAGCTCGCACAGGCCGAAGCCACCCAGAAGGAAGCGACGGCACTCTATGAGACACAGGCGGAACTGGACCGGCGTGGCGTCTCGACCCATAGCACCTTCGTCACCTATATCGCGCAGCGCGATCGCGCGGTGGCGGCCGTTCAGGCCGCGAAAGCGTCGCTGACTTTGGCCGAGGCGAACCTTGCTTTGGAGAAGGACGATCTGGAGAAATCGGTCATCCGGTCCCCGATCAACGGCGTCGTTCTGGACCGCAATGTCTCGGCCGGTCAGATCGTGGCCGCCTCGCTATCCGCGCCCACCTTGTTCACGCTCGCCGAAGACCTACGCCGCATGCAGTTACTCGTCGATATCGACGAGGCGGATATCGGTCAGGTCGCGGTCGGCAATGACGCGACATTCACCGTCGACGCCTATTCCGGTCGCTCTTTCCCGGCGACGATCACGCAGGTGCGCTACGCCCCCGAGACAACCGACGATGTCGTGACCTACAAGGGTGTGCTGGCGGTCGACAATGCCGACCTGCTGTTGCGCCCCGGCATGACCGCGACGGCGACGATCACCGTGGACGAGGCCAAGGACGCGCTCCTGATCCCGAATGCGGCGCTGCGCTATGCGCCCCCGCAAGAGGTCGAAGACGCAGGCAATGGCGCGAGCGGGCTCATCGGCCTCGTGATACCGAGCCGACCGGGTTCGGAGAGCGGTACCGCGAGCGGGAAATCCGTCTGGGTCCTTCGCGATGGCACCCCCGTCGAAGTGGCGGTCACGCCGGGCGCGACGAATGGCAAGTTCACGATCGTCACCGCGGGCGATCTGGCCGTCGGCGATCAGGTCATCACCGATCAGCGGGATACGTCGCGATGA